A single region of the Anser cygnoides isolate HZ-2024a breed goose chromosome W, Taihu_goose_T2T_genome, whole genome shotgun sequence genome encodes:
- the LOC106049617 gene encoding natterin-3 produces MLTYEPRLVAALLFLVQGGADGAPGSPPVGRKLLQHLATGWNLNQKIVEGKERPSHLEWVDFDGTLPADAVSNWNNYTKTTEYVCSTEVDGCNTGAYVPSRGPFCFYPFWESEHKASNFKVLVNRGKLEALRWVDDSFGDVPENAVEGCPSIDIYVGRNRYGLGKVSKDQRAFFVVVDHKEVWFKWYQVLAVQTGPGDVTISDVRYNTSEAVGRGEDVTLTKTTVKNEGCRGTREDVTLEEATEVVHDWELDQKVFSTVRGALQAAPLAFNGVNWEATNVTRVTWVGRATAGEYVVHTRKVEVEVRPRTTCTVALVGRQLDGRVPFTARLTRDFGDGQPHRVAVTGVARSRAVVDVRAGVEQCSPLAGSSPCR; encoded by the exons ATGCTGACGTACGAG CCCCGGCTCGTCGCTGCCCTCCTTTTCCTCGTCCAAGGCGGGGCTGATGGAGCTCCTGGATCGCCGCCGGTGGGAAGGAAACTTCTCCAGCACCTCG CCACCGGCTGGAACCTTAACCAGAAGATTGTTGAAGGCAAGGAGAGACCTTCCCACCTGGAATGGGTGGATTTTGACGGCACGCTGCCGGCCGACGCCGTGTCCAACTGGAACAACTACACCAAGACGACGGAGTACGTCTGCTCAACGGAGGTGGACGGTTGCAACACCGGTGCCTACGTCCCCAGCCGGGGCCCGTTTTGCTTCTACCCGTTCTGGGAGTCTGAGCATAAGGCGTCCAACTTCAAGGTGCTGGTCAACAGAGGAAAGCTGGAGGCGTTGCGTTGGGTGGACGACTCCTTCGGCGACGTGCCGGAAAACGCGGTGGAGGGCTGCCCCTCCATTGACATCTACGTCGGCAGGAACCGGTACGGCTTGGGGAAGGTCTCCAAAGACCAGCGGGCTTTCTTCGTGGTGGTGGACCACAAGGAGGTTTGGTTCAAGTGGTACCAAGTCCTGGCCGTCCAGACGGGCCCAGGAGACGTCACCATCTCGGACGTCCGCTACAACACAAGCGAGGCGGTGGGGCGCGGGGAGGACGTCACCCTGACGAAGACCACGGTGAAGAACGAGGGCTGCCGAGGGACGCGGGAAGACGTCACCTTGGAAGAGGCCACCGAGGTGGTGCACGACTGGGAGCTGGACCAGAAGGTCTTCTCCACCGTCCGCGGAGCGTTGCAAGCCGCCCCCTTGGCCTTCAATGGCGTGAACTGGGAGGCCACCAACGTCACCAGAGTCACCTGGGTGGGGCGAGCCACCGCCGGCGAGTACGTTGTCCATACCCGCAAGGTTGAGGTGGAGGTGCGACCCCGTACGACGTGCACGGTGGCCCTGGTGGGACGCCAGCTGGACGGCCGCGTCCCGTTCACCGCACGGTTGACCCGCGACTTCGGCGACGGCCAACCGCACCGCGTGGCCGTGACGGGGGTGGCACGCAGCCGGGCGGTGGTGGACGTCCGGGCCGGCGTCGAGCAGTGCTCGCCCCTCGCTGGTTCCTCGCCGTGCCGATGA
- the LOC136788661 gene encoding NEDD8-conjugating enzyme Ubc12 translates to MIKLFSLKQQKKEEESAGGTKGTSKKASAAQLRIQKDINELNLPKTCEIDFSDQDDLLHFRLLICPDEGFYKGGKFVFSFKVGQGYPHDPPKVKCETMVYHPNIDLEGNVCLNILREDWKPVLTINSIIYGLQYLFLEPNPEDPLNKEAAEVLQSNRRLFEQNVQRSLRGGYVGATYFERCLK, encoded by the exons ATGATCAAGCTGTTCTCtctgaagcagcagaagaaggaggaggaatcGGCCGGAGGCACCAAGGGCACCAGCAAAAAGGCCTCGGCCGCGCAGCTCCGCATCCAGaaag acaTCAACGAGCTGAACCTGCCCAAGACGTGCGAGATCGACTTCTCGGACCAGGACGACCTCCTGCACTTCCGCCTGCTCATCTGCCCCGACGAG GGTTTCTACAAGGGAGGCAAATTCGTCTTCAGCTTTAAG gtCGGCCAGGGCtacccccacgacccccccaaGGTGAAGTGCGAGACGATGGTCTACCACCCCAACATCGACCTGGAGGGCAACGTCTGCCTCAACATCCTCAG GGAGGACTGGAAGCCCGTCCTGACGATAAACTCCATCATCTACGGCCTGCAGTACCTCTTCCTG GAGCCCAACCCCGAGGACCCCCTGAACAAGGAGGCGGCGGAGGTGCTGCAGAGCAACCGGCGCCTGTTTGAGCAGAACGTGCAGCGCTCGCTGCGGGGGGGCTACGTCGGCGCCACCTACTTCGAGCGCTGCCTCAagtag
- the LOC136788657 gene encoding charged multivesicular body protein 2a, giving the protein MDLLFGRRKTPEELLRQNQRALTRAMRELDRERQKLEAQEKKIIVDIKKMAKQGQMDAVKIMAKDLVRTRRYVKKFITMRANVQAVSLKIQTLKSNNSMAQAMKGVTKAMATMNRQLKLPQIQKIMMEFEKQAEIMDMKEELMNDAIDDAMGDEDDEEESDAVVSQVLDELGLTLTDELATLPPPGGSLAAGEGRAAEAAAALADADADLEERLKNLRRD; this is encoded by the exons ATGGACCTGCTGTTCGGGCGCCGGAAGACGCCGGAGGAGCTCCTGCGGCAGAACCAGCGGGCGCTGACCCGCGCCATGCGCGAGCTCGACCGCGAGCGCCAGAAGCTCGAGGcgcaggagaagaaaatcatcGTCGACATCAAGAAGATGGCCAAGCAGGGCCAGATG GACGCGGTGAAGATCATGGCCAAGGACCTGGTGCGGACGCGGCGCTACGTGAAGAAGTTCATCACCATGCGGGCCAACGTCCAGGCCGTGTCCCTCAAGATCCAGACCCTCAAGTCCAACAACTCCATGGCCCAGGCCATGAAGGGGGTCACCAAGGCCATGGCCACCATGAACCGCCAG ctgaaGCTGCCGCAGATCCAGAAGATCATGATGGAGTTTGAGAAGCAGGCGGAGATCATGGACATGAAGGAGGAGCTGATGAACGACGCCATCGACGACGCCATGGGGGACGAGGACGACGAGGAAGaaag cgACGCGGTGGTGTCCCAGGTGCTGGACGAGCTGGGGCTGACCCTCACCGACGAGCTGGCCA ccctgcccccgCCGGGGGGGTCGCTGGCGGCGGGGGAGGGGCGGGCGGCTGAGGCCGCCGCCGCATTGGCCGACGCCGACGCCGACCTCGAGGAGCGGCTCAAGAACCTGCGCCGGGACTGA